In one Paraburkholderia azotifigens genomic region, the following are encoded:
- a CDS encoding ABC transporter ATP-binding protein, protein MNQTRPHGAPAIELRNVSCRFISPDGKATIALRDFSMSVAKGEFVAVVGPTGCGKSTTLSMITGLLKPTTGEVRVMGAPVDGIDPRIGFVFQADAVFPWRSVLDNVAAGPLYRGRSKSAAYDEANEWLRRVGLDKFGKHYPHQLSGGMRKRVALAQTFINKPEILLMDEPFSALDMQTRTLMQDELLQLWSGNAGSVVFVTHDLEEAIALADRVFVLTARPATLKKVYEIDLPRPRVTSEIRYDPRFIEISRDIWHDLREEVQIG, encoded by the coding sequence ATGAATCAAACCAGGCCGCACGGCGCACCCGCGATCGAGTTGCGCAACGTATCGTGCCGCTTCATATCACCCGACGGCAAGGCGACCATCGCGTTGCGCGACTTCAGCATGTCGGTCGCGAAGGGCGAGTTCGTCGCCGTCGTCGGGCCGACGGGCTGCGGCAAGTCCACCACGCTCAGCATGATCACGGGCCTGCTCAAACCGACGACGGGCGAAGTGCGCGTGATGGGCGCGCCCGTCGACGGCATCGATCCGCGCATCGGCTTCGTGTTCCAGGCCGATGCCGTGTTTCCGTGGCGCTCGGTGCTCGACAACGTGGCGGCGGGTCCGCTGTATCGCGGCCGCTCGAAGTCGGCCGCCTACGACGAAGCGAACGAATGGCTGCGCCGCGTCGGGCTCGACAAGTTCGGCAAGCACTATCCGCATCAGTTGTCGGGCGGCATGCGAAAGCGCGTCGCACTCGCGCAGACCTTCATCAACAAGCCGGAAATCCTGCTGATGGACGAGCCGTTCTCGGCGCTCGACATGCAGACGCGCACACTGATGCAGGACGAACTGCTGCAGTTGTGGTCGGGCAATGCGGGGTCCGTCGTATTCGTCACGCACGATCTCGAAGAAGCGATCGCGCTTGCCGATCGCGTGTTCGTCCTGACGGCGCGGCCCGCGACGTTGAAGAAGGTCTACGAGATCGATCTGCCGCGTCCGCGCGTCACATCGGAAATCCGCTACGACCCGCGCTTCATCGAAATTTCGCGCGACATCTGGCACGACCTGCGCGAAGAAGTGCAGATCGGTTAA
- a CDS encoding aspartate:alanine exchanger family transporter, producing the protein MDAVRTLLEAQPLLTLFLTVAVGYLIGECSIKGVALGSGAVLFVGLAIGGFAPKSAPPALLGTLGLLLFLYGIGVQYGAQFFAGLSSADGIKANAAAVLGVLGAGFVSLALGPLFGVKLDQALGLFAGAGTSTASLQAALAVLKGEGAAVGYSVAYPFGVAGPILFLYLLNVALARRIEAPPAHIIETAEIALRNQAFVGLTFPELKARLPASLGIVAVRRAHRNQLPADDLVMQTDDVLLATAMDRDELRKAAELLGELQPGRMMRFREDLDYLRVFASSRVVVGHALSDIRFPEGMVCTIAHVRRGDADMLPSPDLILEFGDRVGLLIGPGQREAVRKLFGDSIKGTAELSYISIGVGAALGLLVGLIPLPIPGVGKLSLGLAALLLVALYLGKMRRVGSLVWTMPLSANLVLRNFGLTIFLAQVGLSSGPKFFATIGLTGISFLLYGAAILIALVCITSVCCLWIFRLPFDATVGVISGATGNPAILAFANRIAPTDRPDVGYAMIFPSMTIVKILFVEIAAVVVGR; encoded by the coding sequence ATGGATGCAGTCCGGACGTTGCTCGAAGCGCAACCGTTGCTCACGCTGTTTCTCACCGTCGCGGTGGGCTATTTGATCGGCGAATGCAGCATCAAAGGCGTGGCGCTCGGCTCGGGCGCGGTGCTGTTCGTGGGGCTCGCCATCGGCGGTTTCGCGCCGAAGTCCGCGCCGCCCGCGTTGCTCGGCACGCTTGGGCTGCTGCTGTTTCTGTACGGCATCGGCGTGCAATACGGCGCGCAATTCTTCGCCGGACTGTCGAGCGCGGATGGAATCAAGGCGAACGCCGCCGCCGTGCTCGGCGTGCTCGGTGCGGGCTTCGTGTCGCTCGCGCTCGGGCCGCTTTTCGGGGTGAAGCTCGATCAGGCGCTGGGCCTGTTCGCGGGCGCGGGCACGAGCACGGCGAGTTTGCAGGCGGCCCTCGCCGTGCTGAAAGGCGAAGGCGCCGCAGTTGGGTATAGCGTCGCGTATCCGTTCGGCGTCGCGGGGCCGATCCTGTTTCTCTATCTGCTGAACGTCGCGCTGGCGCGCCGGATCGAAGCGCCACCCGCGCACATCATCGAAACGGCCGAAATCGCGCTGCGCAATCAGGCGTTCGTCGGTCTCACGTTTCCCGAACTGAAGGCGCGCCTGCCCGCGAGTCTCGGCATCGTGGCCGTGCGCCGCGCGCATCGCAATCAGCTGCCCGCCGACGATCTCGTCATGCAGACCGACGACGTGCTGCTCGCCACGGCAATGGACCGCGACGAACTGCGCAAGGCAGCCGAACTGCTCGGCGAATTGCAGCCCGGACGCATGATGCGGTTTCGCGAAGACCTCGACTATCTGCGCGTGTTCGCGTCGAGCCGCGTCGTGGTCGGCCATGCGCTGAGCGACATCCGCTTTCCGGAAGGCATGGTGTGCACGATCGCGCATGTGCGTCGCGGCGACGCCGACATGCTGCCGAGCCCCGATCTCATTCTCGAGTTCGGCGACCGTGTCGGCCTGCTGATCGGTCCGGGGCAACGGGAAGCCGTGCGCAAGCTGTTCGGCGATTCGATCAAGGGTACGGCGGAACTCAGCTATATCTCGATCGGCGTGGGCGCGGCGCTCGGCTTGCTGGTCGGCCTGATTCCGCTGCCGATCCCCGGCGTCGGCAAACTGTCGCTTGGTCTTGCGGCGTTGCTGCTGGTCGCGCTCTATCTCGGGAAAATGCGGCGCGTGGGCAGCCTCGTCTGGACGATGCCGCTGTCCGCGAATCTGGTGTTGCGTAACTTCGGCCTGACGATTTTTCTCGCGCAAGTCGGGCTTTCTTCGGGGCCGAAGTTCTTCGCGACGATCGGCCTCACGGGCATCTCGTTCCTGCTGTATGGCGCGGCGATTCTGATCGCGCTCGTGTGCATCACGAGCGTGTGCTGCCTGTGGATTTTCCGCTTGCCGTTCGATGCGACCGTCGGCGTGATCAGCGGCGCGACGGGCAACCCGGCCATTCTCGCTTTTGCTAACCGCATCGCGCCCACGGACCGCCCCGACGTCGGCTACGCGATGATCTTTCCGTCGATGACGATCGTGAAGATTCTGTTCGTCGAGATCGCTGCCGTCGTCGTCGGCCGATAG
- a CDS encoding ABC transporter substrate-binding protein, whose protein sequence is MRTIRQIAAVSGLAFALAAGSTAAHAEKISIMVGGAAKIIYLPAKLTEQLGYFKDEGLDVEILSQPAGVDAENELLAGAVQGVVGFYDHTIDLQSKGKEVQALVIFGQVPGEVEMVSTKASATLKSMADVKGKTLGVTGLGSSTSFLTQYLAQRAGIPSTQYTLLPVGADNSFIAAIKQERIDAGMTTEPTVSQLLKMGDAKVLVDMRTLEGTRAALGGTYPASSFYVQRAWAESHKADATKLSHAFAKTLNFIATHSAEEIAAKMPKDYYGSNKDLYVAALKASLPMFTKDGKMPADGPETVLKVLASFNPSVKGKHIDLAKTYSNEYVSAVATASK, encoded by the coding sequence ATGCGTACCATCCGCCAGATCGCCGCCGTATCGGGACTCGCCTTCGCCCTCGCCGCCGGTTCCACTGCCGCTCACGCAGAAAAAATCTCGATCATGGTGGGCGGCGCCGCCAAGATCATCTATCTCCCCGCGAAGCTGACGGAACAGCTCGGCTACTTCAAGGACGAAGGCCTCGATGTTGAGATCCTTTCTCAACCTGCCGGCGTCGATGCAGAAAACGAACTCCTGGCAGGCGCCGTGCAAGGCGTGGTCGGCTTCTACGATCACACGATCGATCTGCAGAGCAAGGGCAAGGAAGTGCAGGCGCTCGTGATTTTCGGCCAGGTGCCGGGCGAAGTCGAAATGGTATCGACGAAGGCATCCGCGACGCTCAAGAGCATGGCCGACGTGAAAGGCAAGACGCTCGGCGTGACGGGCCTCGGCTCGTCGACCAGCTTCCTCACGCAATACCTCGCGCAACGCGCCGGCATCCCGTCGACGCAATACACGCTGCTGCCCGTCGGCGCCGACAACAGCTTTATCGCGGCGATCAAGCAGGAGCGCATCGATGCCGGCATGACCACCGAGCCGACCGTCTCGCAACTTCTGAAGATGGGCGACGCGAAGGTGCTGGTCGACATGCGCACGCTCGAAGGCACGCGCGCGGCGCTGGGCGGCACGTATCCGGCATCGAGCTTCTACGTGCAGCGCGCGTGGGCCGAGTCGCACAAGGCGGACGCGACGAAGCTCTCGCATGCGTTCGCGAAGACGCTGAACTTCATCGCGACGCATAGCGCGGAAGAGATCGCCGCGAAGATGCCGAAGGACTACTACGGCAGCAACAAGGATCTGTACGTGGCTGCGCTGAAGGCCTCGCTGCCGATGTTCACGAAGGACGGCAAGATGCCCGCCGATGGTCCCGAGACCGTGCTGAAGGTGCTCGCGTCGTTCAATCCGTCCGTGAAGGGCAAGCACATCGATCTCGCGAAGACCTATTCGAACGAGTACGTGTCGGCTGTCGCGACGGCATCGAAGTAA
- a CDS encoding response regulator gives MKLLLIEDNPTLSHWLARMLEQDAFALDAVQDGEAADQLLRTNRYDVVLLDLNLPRLSGKNVLRRLRQRGDATPVMILTASGSIDEKVELLGAGADDYLVKPFEVRELIARVKVMIRRQTASTANEVSCGDLVFDIDTRQFTLKGVPLNVTPRERSVLETLILRMGKTVSKAALMDSIFTHDDQPSEDALEIYVSRLRKKLDGSSAAIVTLRGLGYLLRKKDDVE, from the coding sequence ATGAAGCTGCTGTTGATCGAAGACAATCCGACGCTGTCGCACTGGCTCGCCCGCATGCTGGAGCAGGATGCGTTCGCGCTCGATGCGGTGCAGGACGGCGAAGCCGCCGACCAGCTGCTGCGCACGAACCGCTACGACGTCGTGCTGCTGGATCTGAACCTGCCGCGGCTGTCGGGCAAGAACGTGCTGCGCCGGCTGCGTCAGCGCGGCGACGCGACGCCCGTGATGATCCTCACGGCAAGCGGTTCGATCGACGAAAAAGTCGAACTGCTGGGCGCGGGCGCCGACGATTATCTGGTGAAGCCGTTCGAGGTGCGCGAACTGATTGCGCGTGTGAAGGTGATGATCCGGCGGCAGACGGCGTCGACGGCGAATGAAGTGTCGTGCGGCGATCTCGTGTTCGACATCGACACGCGCCAGTTCACGCTGAAGGGCGTGCCGCTGAATGTGACGCCGCGCGAGCGCAGCGTGCTCGAAACGCTGATTCTACGGATGGGCAAGACGGTGTCGAAGGCCGCGCTGATGGACTCGATCTTCACGCACGACGATCAGCCCAGCGAAGACGCGCTCGAAATTTACGTGTCGCGGCTGCGCAAGAAACTCGATGGAAGCTCGGCCGCGATCGTCACGCTGCGCGGGCTCGGCTATCTGCTGCGCAAGAAGGACGACGTCGAATGA
- a CDS encoding Lrp/AsnC family transcriptional regulator has protein sequence MKLDATDQRILRELRNDGRLSNAKLAERVGLSATPCWNRVRALEEAGVIEGYAALLNQKALGLPDTVIIEVKLAKHDERTLDRFGEALADLPEVVEAFLVSGEYDYLIKVAVAGTEGYESFLRRKLYRLPGFQDSRSIFALRCLKRSVSVEP, from the coding sequence ATGAAACTGGACGCTACCGATCAACGGATCTTGCGCGAGCTGCGCAACGACGGACGCCTGTCGAATGCAAAGCTGGCCGAGCGCGTCGGCCTGTCGGCGACGCCGTGCTGGAACCGCGTGCGTGCACTCGAAGAAGCGGGTGTGATCGAAGGGTACGCGGCGCTCCTCAATCAGAAAGCACTCGGCCTGCCCGATACGGTGATCATCGAGGTGAAGCTCGCGAAGCACGACGAGCGGACGCTGGATCGCTTCGGCGAAGCGCTCGCCGATCTGCCCGAAGTCGTCGAGGCGTTTCTGGTGTCGGGGGAATACGACTATCTGATCAAGGTCGCCGTCGCCGGAACGGAAGGCTACGAGTCGTTTCTGCGGCGCAAGCTGTATCGCTTGCCCGGCTTTCAGGACAGCCGCTCGATCTTCGCGCTGCGCTGCCTCAAACGCTCGGTATCCGTCGAACCTTGA
- a CDS encoding Leu/Phe/Val dehydrogenase — translation MDRLTTNFAGTLFGLHGEPAHERIVVASDADSGLQAVIAVYSTARGPAFGGCRYWQYASEYEAYHDALRLSQGMAFKNALAGLPFGGGKAVILKRPEQMDRVALFKAFGRLVQSLGGVYLTAEDVGTTADDMRAVQGETPYVSGIPRDNDVYGGNPSPRTAYGVFVGLKAAVQVALGRDTLDGISVAVQGLGSVGWDLCERLHRAGAQLIVSDIDAGKTERAQQMFGAQIADIARIASVNADVFAPCALGGSITEAVAANCQFKVIAGGANNQLMSLAEGDTLHRRGIFYAPDFLVNAGGIISCVREYLGSADKQAVLDEVAQIGPRVFELAERVKVTGVAPGRAAVVWAREMMQRV, via the coding sequence ATGGACCGACTGACGACGAATTTTGCTGGAACGCTTTTCGGACTTCACGGCGAACCGGCACACGAACGCATTGTCGTGGCCAGCGATGCCGACTCCGGGCTGCAAGCCGTGATCGCCGTGTACAGCACGGCGCGCGGCCCGGCGTTCGGCGGCTGCCGATACTGGCAGTACGCATCGGAGTACGAGGCGTATCACGACGCGCTGCGTCTGTCGCAAGGGATGGCGTTCAAGAATGCGCTCGCCGGTCTGCCGTTCGGCGGTGGCAAGGCGGTGATCCTGAAGCGCCCGGAGCAGATGGACCGTGTTGCGCTGTTCAAGGCGTTTGGCCGGCTCGTGCAATCGCTCGGCGGCGTCTATCTGACAGCGGAAGACGTCGGCACGACCGCCGACGACATGCGCGCCGTGCAGGGCGAAACGCCGTATGTGAGCGGTATTCCGCGCGACAACGATGTGTACGGCGGCAACCCGTCGCCGCGAACCGCGTACGGCGTGTTCGTCGGCCTGAAGGCTGCGGTGCAGGTCGCGCTCGGCCGCGACACACTCGACGGCATCTCTGTTGCCGTGCAGGGCCTGGGTTCGGTGGGTTGGGATCTGTGCGAGCGGCTGCATCGTGCGGGCGCGCAACTGATCGTGTCGGATATCGATGCGGGCAAGACGGAGCGTGCGCAGCAGATGTTCGGCGCTCAGATCGCGGATATCGCGCGTATCGCGTCTGTGAATGCTGACGTGTTCGCGCCGTGCGCGCTCGGCGGCTCGATCACGGAAGCCGTCGCGGCGAATTGCCAGTTCAAGGTGATCGCGGGCGGGGCGAACAATCAGCTGATGTCGCTGGCCGAGGGCGACACGCTGCATCGGCGGGGCATCTTCTACGCGCCGGATTTTCTCGTGAACGCGGGCGGGATTATCAGCTGTGTGCGCGAATACCTGGGTTCGGCCGACAAGCAGGCCGTGCTCGACGAGGTCGCGCAGATCGGGCCGCGTGTGTTCGAACTGGCCGAGCGAGTGAAGGTGACAGGTGTTGCGCCGGGGCGCGCCGCTGTTGTGTGGGCGCGGGAGATGATGCAGCGCGTCTGA
- a CDS encoding putative bifunctional diguanylate cyclase/phosphodiesterase yields MIRPQDPASFRTDPAEQAALSRSQFDAFSRQLPLLYVILVINSIAVAVTHAGVAPAWLAIWLPAAMCSACAVRLVVWVRRRQHLASLTDEEVAARLKTTVWLIALLGVIFTGWGLLLFPYGDPYARAHVAFYMSITVIGCIFCLMHMRKAALLLTAVVIVPFSLFFSLTQNAVLVAIAINMLLVAVAMIFVLLTYYRDFANLVASKHALQAKQAELQRLSDENSRLANLDNLTRLPNRRRFLADLDALFQASEVEGERFAVGVIDLDGFKQVNDLYGHGAGDRVLEEVGRRLLELSEPRIRLARLGGDEFGLLVTNVREPQELRAIGAAICETLRAPYAWPGATARLSGSLGFAIYPDAGLSPAQLFERADYALYFAKEHRRGCTTIFSSEHEKQIRELGQIEQALRQADLEREMSLHFQPIVDVVRERIVSYEALARWDSPTLGAVPPSLFIKVAERSDFIHVVTVALLRKVLATMQECDPSVRVAFNLSARDIGSAEAVANIAEIVRDSGIEPSRLTFEVTETAVIQDFEQASASLEAFKRLGAHISLDDFGTGYSSLTCIHRLPLDKIKIDRGFLDRIDADPAAQDIVRSIVELCRSLELTCVAEGVQTEAQANVLRGLGCTVMQGFYFGMPMPFDEQTLTA; encoded by the coding sequence ATGATTCGCCCGCAGGATCCCGCATCGTTTCGTACCGATCCGGCCGAACAGGCCGCGCTCTCGCGCTCGCAGTTCGACGCGTTTTCGCGCCAGTTGCCGTTGCTGTATGTGATCCTCGTGATCAACAGCATCGCGGTGGCCGTCACGCATGCGGGCGTCGCGCCCGCGTGGCTCGCGATCTGGCTGCCCGCGGCCATGTGCAGCGCGTGTGCCGTGCGGCTCGTCGTGTGGGTGCGGCGCAGACAGCACCTCGCGTCGCTGACGGACGAAGAGGTTGCGGCGCGGCTCAAGACGACCGTCTGGCTGATCGCGCTTTTGGGCGTGATCTTCACGGGCTGGGGCCTGCTGCTCTTTCCGTATGGCGACCCGTACGCACGCGCGCACGTGGCTTTCTACATGTCGATTACGGTGATCGGCTGCATCTTCTGCCTGATGCACATGCGCAAGGCCGCGTTGCTGTTGACGGCTGTCGTGATCGTGCCGTTCTCGCTGTTCTTTTCGCTGACGCAAAACGCAGTGCTCGTCGCGATCGCGATCAACATGCTGCTCGTCGCCGTCGCGATGATCTTCGTTTTGCTCACCTACTATCGCGACTTCGCGAATCTCGTCGCATCGAAGCACGCATTGCAGGCGAAGCAGGCCGAACTGCAACGGCTGAGCGACGAAAACTCGCGCCTCGCCAATCTCGACAACCTGACGAGGCTGCCGAACCGCCGGCGTTTTCTCGCGGATCTCGACGCGCTTTTTCAGGCATCGGAGGTTGAGGGCGAGCGCTTTGCCGTCGGCGTGATCGATCTCGATGGCTTCAAGCAGGTCAACGATCTGTACGGACACGGCGCGGGCGATCGCGTGCTGGAGGAAGTCGGCCGGCGGCTGCTGGAACTGTCGGAGCCGCGCATCCGGCTCGCGCGTCTGGGCGGCGACGAGTTTGGCCTGCTCGTGACGAACGTGCGCGAACCGCAGGAACTGCGCGCGATCGGCGCGGCGATCTGCGAGACGCTGCGCGCGCCATATGCATGGCCCGGCGCGACAGCGCGGCTGTCGGGGTCGCTCGGTTTCGCGATTTATCCCGATGCGGGCCTGTCGCCCGCACAGCTGTTCGAGCGCGCGGACTACGCGCTGTACTTCGCCAAGGAACATCGCCGCGGCTGCACGACGATTTTCTCGTCGGAACATGAGAAGCAGATCCGCGAGCTTGGACAGATCGAGCAGGCGCTGCGGCAGGCGGATCTGGAGCGCGAAATGTCGCTGCATTTCCAGCCGATCGTCGATGTGGTCCGCGAGCGGATCGTGTCGTACGAAGCGCTCGCGCGATGGGACAGTCCCACACTCGGCGCGGTGCCGCCGTCGCTGTTCATCAAGGTCGCCGAGCGCAGCGATTTCATTCACGTCGTGACGGTTGCGCTGCTGCGCAAGGTGCTTGCGACGATGCAAGAATGCGATCCGTCCGTGCGCGTTGCCTTCAATCTGTCGGCGCGCGATATCGGCTCGGCCGAGGCGGTGGCGAATATCGCGGAGATCGTTCGCGACAGCGGCATCGAGCCCTCGCGCCTGACGTTCGAAGTGACGGAGACGGCCGTCATCCAGGATTTCGAGCAGGCGTCCGCGTCGCTCGAGGCCTTCAAACGGCTTGGCGCGCATATCTCGCTCGACGATTTCGGCACCGGCTATTCGAGCCTCACGTGCATCCACCGGCTGCCGCTGGACAAGATCAAGATCGACCGCGGCTTTCTCGACCGCATCGACGCCGATCCGGCGGCGCAGGACATCGTGCGCAGCATCGTCGAGCTGTGCCGCTCGCTTGAATTGACCTGCGTGGCGGAAGGCGTGCAGACGGAAGCGCAGGCGAACGTGCTGCGCGGACTCGGCTGCACGGTGATGCAAGGGTTTTACTTCGGCATGCCGATGCCGTTCGACGAGCAGACGCTCACGGCGTAA
- a CDS encoding sulfurtransferase produces MPHTHYTTLISAGNLAERLAAAPGSVFIADCRFDLVDTEAGEQAYAAGHLPQAHYLHLDRDLSGAKTGSNGRHPLPDRQALVNRLVALGLKQGQQVVAYDAQGGTYAARLWWLLRWLGHDSVALLDGGLQAWEAAGQPLTQDAPPKAAGDFKAGAPLAVTVDAQAVERNIGTKERVVIDARAADRYRGENETLDRVGGHIPGARNRFFKDNLTADGRFKSAHTLRDEFNAVIPAGVSAEHVVLQCGSGVTACHNALAMEIAGMHGAALYPGSWSEWSSDTARPVATGANP; encoded by the coding sequence ATGCCACACACTCACTACACCACCCTGATCTCCGCAGGCAATCTCGCCGAACGTCTCGCCGCCGCGCCCGGCAGCGTGTTCATCGCCGATTGCCGTTTCGACCTCGTCGACACGGAAGCGGGCGAGCAGGCCTACGCGGCGGGTCATCTGCCGCAAGCACACTACCTTCATCTCGACCGCGACCTGTCCGGCGCAAAGACGGGCAGCAACGGGCGGCATCCGTTGCCGGACCGGCAGGCGCTGGTCAACCGTCTCGTCGCACTCGGTCTCAAGCAAGGCCAGCAGGTCGTCGCGTACGACGCGCAAGGCGGCACGTACGCCGCGCGTCTGTGGTGGCTGCTGCGCTGGCTGGGTCACGATTCCGTCGCGCTGCTCGATGGCGGCCTGCAGGCCTGGGAAGCGGCCGGCCAGCCGCTGACGCAAGACGCGCCGCCCAAGGCGGCAGGCGATTTCAAGGCAGGTGCCCCGCTTGCCGTGACGGTGGATGCACAGGCAGTCGAGCGCAACATCGGCACCAAAGAGCGCGTGGTGATCGACGCGCGTGCGGCCGATCGCTATCGCGGCGAGAACGAGACGCTCGATCGCGTCGGCGGCCATATTCCGGGCGCGCGCAATCGCTTCTTCAAGGACAACCTGACGGCGGACGGCCGCTTCAAGTCCGCTCACACGCTGCGCGACGAGTTCAACGCGGTGATTCCTGCGGGCGTATCGGCCGAGCACGTGGTGCTTCAATGCGGCTCGGGCGTCACTGCGTGCCACAATGCGCTCGCGATGGAAATCGCCGGCATGCATGGTGCGGCGTTGTATCCGGGATCCTGGAGCGAATGGAGTTCGGACACGGCGCGGCCAGTGGCGACGGGCGCCAATCCGTAA
- a CDS encoding ABC transporter permease produces the protein MSTTPQQMMPAGLDASSLAQVERIAQKRIRQRNALVIGLRIAVLVLVLGGWEVSARMKWIDPFFFSMPSLIFEQIVDWFVNGTSQGPLLTQVWVTLEETGLGFIIGSVAGVFCGIVLGRNKLLSDVFSLYIKIANSIPRVVLGSVFVIALGLGMASKVALAVVMVFFVVFANAFQGVREADRYMIANAQILGASRRQVTTSVVIPSALSWILASLHVSFGFALVGAVVGEFLGSKQGIGLLISTAQGAFNASGVFAAMIVLAVVALAADYLLTAVEQRLLKWRPNIN, from the coding sequence ATGTCTACGACCCCTCAACAGATGATGCCTGCCGGGCTCGACGCCAGTTCGCTTGCACAGGTCGAGCGGATTGCGCAGAAGCGGATCCGTCAGCGCAACGCGCTCGTGATCGGGCTGCGCATCGCTGTGCTCGTGCTCGTGCTGGGCGGCTGGGAAGTGTCGGCGCGCATGAAGTGGATCGACCCGTTCTTCTTCTCGATGCCTTCGCTGATCTTCGAACAGATCGTCGACTGGTTCGTGAACGGCACCTCGCAAGGACCGCTGCTGACGCAGGTTTGGGTCACGCTCGAAGAGACGGGCCTCGGCTTCATCATCGGCTCGGTGGCAGGCGTGTTCTGCGGCATCGTGCTCGGCCGCAACAAGCTGCTCTCCGACGTGTTCAGCCTCTACATCAAGATCGCGAATTCGATTCCGCGCGTGGTGCTTGGCTCCGTGTTCGTGATTGCGCTCGGTCTTGGCATGGCGTCGAAGGTGGCGCTGGCTGTCGTGATGGTGTTCTTTGTCGTGTTTGCCAACGCGTTTCAGGGCGTGCGCGAAGCGGACCGCTACATGATCGCGAATGCGCAGATTCTCGGTGCGTCGCGCAGACAGGTGACGACATCCGTTGTCATTCCTTCGGCGCTGAGCTGGATTCTCGCGAGCCTGCACGTGAGCTTCGGCTTTGCGCTGGTGGGCGCGGTGGTCGGTGAGTTTCTCGGCTCGAAGCAAGGCATTGGTCTGCTGATCTCGACGGCGCAAGGCGCGTTCAACGCGAGCGGCGTGTTCGCCGCGATGATCGTGCTGGCTGTCGTGGCTCTGGCCGCCGATTATCTGCTCACTGCCGTCGAGCAGCGGCTGCTCAAGTGGCGGCCAAATATCAACTGA
- a CDS encoding sensor histidine kinase, with the protein MTGSLRIRLLWWLLVPLAIYVFVTGKAEYDNARRTADLVQDNTLLSSARMIAGEVEWADGMLRVDIPPAALEIFASPYGDQVFYNVSVDDDRLLAGVPDFPLSAAAAASAAHDAPTYYDAELHGRSIRAIGYVRRMYDNGATRRVLVSVGKTQASRDAMVRELWRPQLVRQLEMMLLAVALACIGLTFELRPLLKVKSEVMDRDPMQLEPLRVERLHTELRPIVDAINQCIARLGLQVAAQRRFIADAAHQLRTPLTLLDTQLQYARQHRELEPSLGEALAAMQRSNRSMVGLTNKLLLLAQAEAADYTQLADQPVDLASIAKDVVEDLALFAQKRDIDLGAELDASAWVTGHEGLLSALVSNLAENAIRYTQRGGHVTVAVRGDAKRVVLSVTDDGPGIPAEARSRVFEPFYRASADTEGTGLGLAIAREIVQAHRGEIVLATGEGDARGLTVKVTFAAASTDAA; encoded by the coding sequence ATGACGGGCAGCCTGCGCATCCGCCTGCTCTGGTGGCTGCTGGTGCCGCTTGCGATCTACGTATTCGTGACGGGCAAGGCCGAATACGACAACGCGCGCCGCACTGCCGATCTCGTCCAGGACAACACGCTGCTGTCGTCGGCACGGATGATCGCGGGCGAAGTCGAATGGGCGGACGGCATGTTGCGCGTCGACATTCCGCCTGCCGCGCTCGAAATTTTCGCGTCGCCATATGGCGATCAGGTGTTCTACAACGTGAGCGTCGACGACGACAGGCTGCTCGCGGGCGTGCCCGATTTTCCGTTGAGCGCGGCAGCGGCGGCCTCTGCGGCGCATGATGCCCCCACGTACTACGACGCCGAACTGCATGGCAGATCGATCCGCGCGATCGGCTACGTGCGGCGCATGTACGACAACGGCGCGACGCGGCGCGTACTGGTGTCCGTCGGCAAGACGCAGGCGTCGCGCGATGCGATGGTGCGCGAACTGTGGCGTCCGCAACTGGTGCGCCAGCTCGAAATGATGCTGCTCGCCGTCGCGCTTGCCTGCATCGGCCTCACGTTCGAGTTGCGTCCGCTGCTGAAAGTGAAGAGCGAAGTGATGGACCGCGATCCGATGCAGCTGGAGCCGTTGCGTGTCGAACGTCTGCATACGGAGCTTCGGCCCATCGTCGATGCGATCAATCAGTGCATCGCGCGGCTCGGCTTGCAGGTCGCGGCGCAACGGCGCTTCATTGCGGACGCCGCGCATCAGTTGCGCACGCCGCTCACGCTGCTCGATACGCAGTTGCAGTACGCGCGGCAGCATCGTGAGCTGGAGCCTTCGCTCGGCGAAGCGCTCGCGGCCATGCAGCGCAGCAACCGTTCGATGGTCGGGCTCACCAACAAGCTGCTGCTGCTCGCGCAAGCGGAAGCCGCCGACTACACCCAGCTCGCAGATCAGCCCGTCGATCTCGCATCGATCGCGAAAGACGTCGTTGAAGATCTCGCGCTGTTTGCGCAGAAGCGCGATATCGATCTGGGCGCGGAACTGGACGCATCCGCCTGGGTGACCGGGCACGAAGGTTTGTTGTCGGCGCTGGTGTCGAACCTCGCGGAAAACGCGATCCGCTACACGCAGCGAGGCGGACACGTGACGGTCGCCGTGCGCGGCGACGCGAAGCGCGTCGTGCTGAGCGTCACCGACGACGGCCCCGGTATTCCGGCGGAAGCGCGCAGCCGCGTGTTCGAGCCGTTCTACCGAGCATCCGCCGATACGGAAGGCACGGGGCTCGGCCTCGCGATCGCGCGCGAAATCGTGCAGGCGCATCGCGGTGAGATCGTACTCGCAACGGGCGAGGGCGACGCGCGCGGGTTGACCGTGAAAGTCACGTTCGCCGCGGCATCGACGGATGCTGCATGA